A DNA window from Halanaerobium saccharolyticum subsp. saccharolyticum DSM 6643 contains the following coding sequences:
- a CDS encoding long-chain-fatty-acid--CoA ligase gives MLLGDIISKTANEKKEKTAAVLNDREITFNQLEKESNQLAHGLKDLGIKPSDMVSIMLSNSIEFLISYVGVIKSGATMVPLNISFKVPAVEYILNNSEAKIIITSKKFLPLIQKCDLDYLENIILVDGEKSDDYLLLSEFKSQKTNLPKLENIDEEFTAACLYTSGTTGQPKGAMLTHHNLIFDTQKSIEHLKVDDRDRYICVLPMFHAFAETVCMLMPLFLGAEIVIIDKFLPETVLKTIQEKNITFFAGVPTMYSALLNVKNKDGYDLSHLNLCISGGAAMPQQTMEDFEKTFNVKILEGNGPTETSPVAYVNPVDGERKSGSVGLPIPETEVKIVDENDNEMPIGEIGEITVKGDHVMKGYYKMPDATEKALRGGWLHTGDLGKMDQDGYVYIVDRKKDMINVGGMNVYPREIEEQLYKHPKIREAAVVATKDELRGEIPKAIIVLKDGESASEREIQKYCMQYFANYKVPKLVDFLDELPKNATGKIDKKSLSDV, from the coding sequence TTGTTATTAGGAGATATAATATCTAAAACAGCAAATGAAAAAAAAGAAAAAACAGCAGCCGTACTTAATGATAGGGAGATTACATTTAATCAATTAGAAAAAGAAAGTAATCAACTTGCACATGGATTAAAAGATTTAGGAATTAAACCTTCTGATATGGTAAGTATTATGCTTTCAAATAGCATAGAATTTTTGATTTCTTACGTAGGTGTTATTAAATCTGGAGCTACGATGGTGCCGTTAAATATAAGTTTTAAAGTTCCAGCGGTAGAATATATTTTAAATAATTCAGAAGCAAAAATAATTATAACATCTAAAAAGTTCTTACCTTTAATCCAAAAATGTGATTTAGATTATCTAGAAAATATTATTTTGGTAGATGGAGAAAAATCTGATGATTATCTACTTTTATCAGAATTCAAATCTCAAAAAACAAATTTACCTAAACTGGAAAATATAGATGAGGAGTTTACAGCAGCTTGTCTTTATACATCTGGCACTACAGGTCAGCCAAAAGGAGCAATGCTTACCCATCATAATTTGATTTTTGATACTCAAAAATCAATTGAGCATCTCAAAGTAGATGATCGTGATCGTTATATTTGTGTACTGCCAATGTTTCATGCTTTTGCAGAAACTGTCTGTATGTTGATGCCTTTATTTCTAGGGGCAGAGATTGTAATTATAGATAAATTTTTACCAGAGACAGTACTAAAAACTATCCAAGAAAAAAATATAACATTTTTTGCTGGTGTGCCAACAATGTATTCTGCTTTATTAAATGTTAAAAATAAAGATGGATATGACTTATCACATTTAAATCTTTGTATCTCTGGGGGAGCAGCCATGCCTCAGCAAACTATGGAAGATTTCGAAAAAACATTTAATGTTAAAATTTTAGAAGGAAATGGTCCTACAGAAACTTCACCGGTAGCTTATGTGAATCCTGTTGATGGGGAAAGAAAAAGTGGATCAGTTGGACTTCCAATTCCAGAAACTGAAGTTAAAATAGTAGATGAAAATGATAATGAAATGCCAATAGGAGAAATTGGTGAGATTACAGTTAAGGGAGATCATGTAATGAAAGGTTACTATAAAATGCCAGATGCTACTGAAAAAGCATTAAGAGGTGGTTGGCTGCATACTGGTGATTTAGGTAAGATGGATCAAGATGGTTATGTTTATATAGTTGATCGAAAAAAAGATATGATCAATGTAGGGGGAATGAATGTTTATCCCCGTGAAATTGAAGAACAGTTATATAAGCATCCTAAAATTAGAGAAGCGGCAGTTGTGGCAACTAAAGATGAACTGCGTGGTGAAATTCCAAAAGCAATAATTGTTTTAAAAGATGGCGAAAGTGCTTCTGAAAGAGAAATTCAAAAATACTGTATGCAGTATTTTGCTAATTATAAAGTACCAAAACTTGTAGACTTTTTAGATGAATTACCTAAAAATGCTACCGGTAAAATAGACAAAAAATCTTTAAGCGATGTATAA
- a CDS encoding protein-L-isoaspartate(D-aspartate) O-methyltransferase, with amino-acid sequence MEINFEELRDEMVEEQLIKRGIDDDLVLNAFRKVKREKFVPDKNKKYAYEDGAQLISAGQTISQPYIVAVMIEALEIKESDKVLEIGTGSGYAAALLAEIAAEVYTIERIEELALKARKVLSDLDYRNVKVKLGDGSLGWEENAPYDSILVSAAAPYVPEKLIEQLSKGGKIVIPVGERNEVQQLKRLTKKSKGKLKEEELEYVRFVPLIGEDSWR; translated from the coding sequence ATGGAAATTAATTTTGAAGAACTTCGCGATGAAATGGTTGAAGAGCAGTTAATTAAAAGAGGTATCGATGATGATTTAGTTTTAAACGCCTTTAGAAAAGTAAAAAGAGAGAAATTTGTTCCAGACAAAAATAAAAAATATGCCTATGAAGACGGAGCACAGCTTATTTCTGCTGGGCAAACTATCAGCCAACCTTATATTGTTGCTGTAATGATTGAAGCTTTAGAGATCAAAGAATCTGATAAAGTTCTAGAAATTGGTACCGGTTCAGGTTATGCCGCAGCTTTATTAGCAGAAATAGCAGCTGAAGTATATACTATTGAGCGTATTGAAGAACTAGCTCTTAAAGCTAGAAAAGTATTAAGTGATTTAGACTATCGAAATGTCAAAGTTAAATTAGGAGACGGTAGTTTAGGCTGGGAAGAAAATGCTCCTTATGATTCGATTTTAGTTTCAGCTGCAGCGCCTTATGTTCCAGAGAAGTTAATTGAGCAGCTGTCTAAGGGTGGTAAAATTGTAATTCCTGTTGGCGAACGTAATGAAGTTCAGCAATTAAAACGACTGACTAAAAAATCCAAGGGGAAATTGAAAGAAGAAGAGCTTGAGTATGTTAGATTTGTTCCACTTATCGGTGAAGATAGCTGGAGATAA
- the putP gene encoding sodium/proline symporter PutP, with protein MSATITSFSVYLVFLMGIGVYFYKKTASLEDYLIGGRAMGSWVTALSAQASDMSGWLLMGLPGAVYLGGLSQAWIAVGLFIGTVLNWKYVAARLRVYTEKTDSMTLPSFFEKRFGDPTGLLRIISAAIILMFFTIYSASGLVASGKLFESLFNIDYKLAVIFGGLAIVSYTFLGGFMAVSWTDFFQGILMFFAITIVPIIAYGEIGGMSSIVEMTAENGVSLSLMPEGLTFTAIISAMAWGLGYFGQPHILARFMGIDTIKKVASARKIAVIWVAISLTAAVFVGIIAIPMFPNIADSEKVFIEMIAKIFNPWIGGILLAAILSAIMSTIDSQLLVSSSTLTEDFYNKIVDREASESEKMWAGRVFVILIAVIAFILALNPNNTVLDLVAYAWAGLGAAFGPVVLFALFSKKTSWRSVLNGMLLGTITLVFWKESGLGNTLYEIVPGFLVNVIVIMIVNKVYSQKNKEVLAEFEEVQKIYDRDI; from the coding sequence ATGTCAGCAACGATAACATCTTTTTCAGTTTATTTAGTTTTTTTGATGGGGATAGGAGTTTATTTTTATAAGAAAACTGCCAGTTTAGAAGATTATTTAATTGGTGGTAGAGCAATGGGGAGTTGGGTTACAGCACTTTCAGCTCAGGCAAGTGATATGAGTGGATGGCTCTTGATGGGGCTTCCTGGAGCAGTTTATCTTGGTGGATTAAGCCAGGCCTGGATTGCGGTAGGATTATTTATTGGTACTGTTTTAAACTGGAAATATGTAGCTGCTCGTTTAAGAGTATATACAGAAAAAACCGATTCAATGACTTTACCTTCATTTTTTGAAAAGCGTTTTGGAGATCCAACTGGTTTACTGAGAATTATTTCTGCAGCAATAATTTTAATGTTTTTTACTATTTACTCTGCCTCAGGGCTGGTTGCTTCAGGGAAATTATTTGAATCATTATTTAATATTGATTATAAATTAGCAGTTATTTTTGGTGGTTTAGCTATAGTGTCATATACGTTTTTAGGTGGATTTATGGCTGTATCCTGGACTGATTTTTTTCAGGGGATATTAATGTTTTTTGCAATAACTATCGTGCCTATAATAGCCTATGGAGAAATTGGAGGCATGAGTTCTATAGTGGAAATGACAGCTGAAAATGGAGTATCACTCTCTTTAATGCCAGAAGGATTAACTTTTACCGCTATTATTTCTGCAATGGCCTGGGGACTCGGTTATTTTGGTCAGCCCCATATTTTAGCTCGTTTTATGGGGATTGATACCATTAAAAAAGTGGCATCAGCTCGTAAAATTGCAGTTATTTGGGTGGCTATTTCTTTAACTGCTGCAGTCTTTGTGGGGATTATTGCAATACCAATGTTCCCTAATATAGCAGATAGTGAAAAAGTATTTATAGAAATGATAGCAAAAATTTTTAATCCCTGGATCGGAGGAATTTTATTAGCTGCTATTTTATCTGCAATTATGTCTACCATTGATTCACAACTTTTAGTATCTTCCTCAACTTTAACTGAAGATTTTTATAATAAAATTGTGGATAGAGAAGCAAGTGAATCCGAAAAAATGTGGGCGGGTAGAGTATTTGTTATTTTAATTGCAGTTATTGCCTTTATACTTGCTTTAAACCCTAACAATACTGTTTTAGATCTTGTAGCTTATGCCTGGGCAGGATTAGGTGCAGCTTTTGGACCAGTAGTTTTATTTGCACTTTTTTCTAAAAAAACATCTTGGCGTTCAGTTTTAAATGGAATGCTTTTAGGAACTATTACTCTTGTTTTTTGGAAGGAAAGTGGTCTGGGGAATACTTTATATGAAATAGTACCTGGATTTTTAGTTAATGTAATTGTTATAATGATAGTTAATAAAGTGTATAGTCAAAAAAATAAAGAAGTACTGGCTGAATTTGAGGAAGTTCAAAAAATTTATGATAGAGATATTTAA
- a CDS encoding exodeoxyribonuclease III, whose amino-acid sequence MRIYSWNVNGIRAVKRKGFLDWIEEEQPDILGLQEIRIQDHQLKDKLRNIKGYNSYFTFGEKKGYSGVALYTKEEPIDVWHGLGIKRFDREGRVIAAEFDNFYLLNIYFPNGKRSQERLNYKLDFYDATLDYIEDLRKNGKEVVVCGDYNTAHHAIDLHDPDSNKNTSGFLPIERKWLDKLEEHGYIDTYRYFYPEKECYSWWSYRTRARDRNAGWRIDYHFISSGLESRLQNADILTDVMGSDHCPVTISLDI is encoded by the coding sequence ATGAGGATTTATTCCTGGAATGTTAATGGAATTAGAGCTGTCAAAAGAAAAGGTTTTTTAGATTGGATTGAAGAAGAACAGCCCGATATTTTAGGGCTGCAGGAGATTAGAATACAGGATCATCAATTAAAAGATAAACTACGTAATATTAAAGGTTATAATTCCTATTTTACTTTCGGAGAAAAGAAAGGTTATAGTGGAGTGGCCTTATATACAAAAGAAGAACCCATTGATGTTTGGCATGGTTTAGGTATTAAAAGATTTGATCGTGAAGGCAGAGTTATAGCAGCAGAATTTGATAATTTTTATTTACTTAATATATATTTTCCAAATGGTAAACGGAGTCAAGAAAGGTTAAATTATAAATTAGATTTTTATGATGCTACTTTAGACTATATTGAAGATCTAAGGAAGAATGGAAAAGAAGTAGTAGTTTGTGGAGATTATAATACTGCACATCATGCTATTGACCTTCATGATCCTGATTCCAATAAAAACACTTCTGGTTTCCTTCCAATTGAAAGAAAATGGCTTGATAAGCTGGAAGAGCATGGGTATATTGATACTTATCGCTACTTCTATCCTGAAAAAGAATGTTATTCCTGGTGGAGTTATAGGACCAGAGCGCGTGATAGAAATGCAGGCTGGAGGATAGACTATCATTTCATTTCCAGTGGTTTAGAATCTAGACTTCAGAATGCTGATATTTTGACTGATGTAATGGGATCTGACCACTGCCCAGTCACTATTAGCTTAGATATTTAA
- a CDS encoding L-lactate MFS transporter produces the protein MKKEKYGSIIENKKRWLYIPLGLIIFMCMGTIYSWSIFRTPIENSFNIGATESGLPYMFFLVFYALAMPFAGSYMDKYGPRIMTITGGLLISIGWFLSGFTTSITFLTISYGVIGGTGVGIAYGAPMAVAAKWFPDKEGLAVGLTLGGFGLSPFITAPAANWLITNFGAFTTFKILGGLFAIIITLLALPLKFPEANHQISQNKNTNNQNLEIDPKNMFKSRSFYALWTTFVIGTIIGLMAIAISGPVAEELINLDSATASIYVSFFAIFNGIGRPIFGALTDKLKAKKTAIISFSLIILASLLMIINNSANPALYFIAFAIFWLNLGGWLAIAPAATSYFFGKKNYIKNYGYLFTAYGVGAVIGNLLSGSIRDIMGSYYFVFYPTIILAALGIIIALLFLKKDQISDQSKNYKKVKYSNEKI, from the coding sequence ATGAAAAAAGAAAAATATGGTTCAATAATTGAAAATAAGAAAAGATGGCTCTATATTCCGTTAGGATTAATAATATTTATGTGTATGGGAACAATTTATTCCTGGAGTATTTTCCGGACTCCGATTGAAAATTCATTTAATATAGGCGCTACCGAAAGTGGATTACCCTATATGTTCTTTTTAGTTTTTTACGCTCTTGCAATGCCCTTTGCTGGCAGCTACATGGATAAGTATGGTCCAAGAATAATGACAATTACGGGTGGACTTTTAATTTCTATCGGTTGGTTTTTATCTGGTTTTACAACTTCAATTACTTTTCTTACAATAAGCTATGGAGTTATTGGAGGAACTGGAGTTGGCATAGCATATGGTGCACCAATGGCAGTTGCAGCAAAATGGTTCCCAGACAAAGAAGGTCTGGCTGTTGGCTTAACGCTTGGGGGTTTTGGGTTATCTCCATTTATTACAGCCCCAGCAGCAAACTGGTTAATTACGAATTTCGGTGCTTTTACAACATTTAAAATTTTAGGGGGGCTATTTGCAATAATCATTACCTTATTAGCCTTACCACTTAAATTTCCAGAAGCAAATCATCAAATCTCTCAAAATAAGAATACTAATAATCAAAACTTAGAAATAGACCCAAAAAATATGTTTAAAAGTAGAAGTTTCTATGCACTCTGGACTACTTTTGTAATTGGTACTATTATTGGCTTAATGGCTATTGCAATTTCTGGCCCTGTTGCAGAAGAATTAATTAATCTAGATTCAGCTACAGCCTCAATTTATGTTTCATTTTTTGCAATTTTTAATGGTATAGGTAGACCGATTTTTGGTGCATTAACTGATAAACTTAAAGCAAAAAAGACTGCTATAATTTCTTTTTCTCTAATTATACTAGCTTCATTATTAATGATAATTAATAATTCTGCCAATCCAGCCTTATATTTTATAGCCTTTGCAATTTTCTGGCTTAACCTTGGGGGTTGGCTTGCTATCGCACCTGCAGCAACTTCTTATTTTTTCGGTAAAAAAAATTATATTAAAAACTATGGTTATTTATTCACAGCATATGGTGTCGGTGCTGTGATCGGTAATTTATTGTCTGGCAGCATTAGAGATATCATGGGGAGTTATTATTTTGTTTTTTATCCGACCATTATTCTTGCTGCATTAGGAATAATTATTGCTCTTTTATTTTTAAAAAAAGATCAGATTAGTGATCAATCTAAAAATTATAAAAAAGTTAAATATTCCAATGAAAAAATATAA
- a CDS encoding diacylglycerol/lipid kinase family protein — MNKKIIAIINPVSAGGKTAEVWPEMSKHFKKEINNFTEKYTKEPGDAIRIAKEAVELNYDYLLAVGGDGTVNEIINGMLLVKDKNVNTKLVIYAQGTGSDLSRTLKLPKRIDELINLIKTGKSKKIKVVEANFVNSKLEKEKRYFLNIADCGMGAEVAKKLNENKKITSGSLNYILRIFQVLFNYQNKKVKIEADNKLIYQGKINTAVIAHGNYFGGGIKVAPEADLFGDKLNLILLKDFSRLGIVLNLIKGYKGKHLSHPLVDSYQVEELKIMTKESVELELDGESVGRCNAKFKISEREIDVLI; from the coding sequence ATGAATAAAAAAATAATAGCAATTATTAACCCAGTTTCAGCTGGTGGAAAAACAGCTGAAGTCTGGCCAGAAATGAGCAAACATTTCAAAAAAGAAATTAATAATTTCACTGAAAAATATACTAAAGAGCCTGGTGATGCTATTAGAATTGCCAAAGAAGCTGTAGAATTAAATTATGATTATTTACTTGCTGTTGGCGGTGATGGCACAGTGAATGAGATTATAAATGGAATGCTTCTGGTAAAAGATAAGAATGTAAATACAAAATTAGTCATTTATGCTCAAGGAACTGGTTCAGATTTAAGTAGAACTTTAAAACTGCCAAAAAGAATAGATGAATTAATAAACTTAATCAAAACTGGAAAAAGCAAAAAAATTAAAGTAGTGGAAGCCAATTTTGTAAATTCTAAACTTGAAAAAGAAAAAAGATATTTTCTTAATATTGCTGATTGTGGGATGGGAGCTGAAGTTGCAAAAAAATTAAATGAAAACAAAAAAATTACATCTGGAAGCTTAAATTATATTTTAAGAATCTTTCAGGTTTTATTTAATTATCAAAATAAAAAAGTAAAAATCGAGGCAGATAATAAATTGATTTATCAGGGTAAAATAAACACAGCAGTAATTGCTCATGGTAATTATTTTGGTGGAGGTATTAAAGTTGCTCCAGAAGCAGATTTGTTTGGAGACAAATTAAATTTGATTTTGTTAAAAGATTTTTCTAGATTAGGAATAGTTTTAAACTTAATTAAGGGCTATAAAGGTAAACATCTTTCACATCCACTAGTTGACTCATATCAAGTTGAAGAACTTAAGATAATGACTAAAGAATCAGTAGAATTAGAACTAGATGGTGAATCAGTTGGAAGATGTAATGCTAAATTTAAAATTTCAGAGAGAGAAATTGATGTTTTAATTTAA
- a CDS encoding arsenate reductase ArsC — translation MKYKVAFVCVGNSCRSQMAEGFAREYAGEMLEVYSAGTDPSPEVKPNAVKAMEEVGIDISDQYPKLLEEIPSELDVLITMGCGVECPYIPCEFREDWGLDDPAGHPMEVFRETREIIDGKVKDLIKKIKNKEI, via the coding sequence ATGAAATATAAAGTGGCTTTTGTTTGTGTAGGTAATTCCTGCCGCAGTCAGATGGCAGAAGGTTTTGCAAGAGAATATGCTGGAGAGATGCTTGAGGTTTATAGTGCTGGTACAGATCCTTCTCCTGAAGTTAAGCCTAATGCTGTTAAGGCAATGGAGGAAGTAGGAATTGATATTAGTGATCAATATCCAAAATTATTAGAGGAAATACCTTCAGAGTTAGATGTTTTAATTACTATGGGTTGTGGAGTTGAATGTCCTTATATTCCTTGTGAATTTAGAGAAGATTGGGGATTAGATGATCCTGCTGGACATCCTATGGAAGTATTCAGAGAAACAAGAGAGATTATTGATGGAAAAGTAAAAGACTTGATTAAAAAAATAAAAAATAAAGAAATTTAA
- a CDS encoding S1 RNA-binding domain-containing protein: MRSSEIDTTGIEEAPENVEFSQGDKVDILVYKFTDLGATVIIDDKYFGLVYENDIYKEITVGDRMKGYIKKIREDNKIDVSLRKIGYGRIEDAKEKILARLKAKGGSLPLNDDSSPEKIKKALQISKGSFKKAIGGLYKEKIIDITSKGIKLK; this comes from the coding sequence ATGAGAAGTAGTGAAATTGATACAACAGGAATTGAAGAAGCCCCAGAAAATGTAGAGTTTAGTCAGGGTGATAAGGTAGATATTTTAGTATATAAATTTACTGACCTGGGAGCAACAGTAATTATTGATGACAAATATTTCGGTTTAGTTTATGAAAATGATATTTATAAAGAAATTACAGTTGGAGATAGAATGAAGGGTTATATTAAAAAAATAAGAGAAGATAACAAAATTGATGTCAGTCTGCGTAAGATTGGCTATGGGAGAATAGAAGATGCTAAGGAAAAGATATTGGCTCGTCTCAAGGCTAAAGGTGGCTCTTTACCGCTAAATGATGACAGTTCACCTGAAAAAATAAAAAAAGCATTACAAATCAGCAAGGGAAGCTTTAAAAAGGCAATTGGTGGTTTATATAAAGAAAAAATTATTGATATAACTTCTAAAGGTATTAAACTAAAATAG
- a CDS encoding Y-family DNA polymerase: MRPDYSDAPSDQILCVDMKSFYASIELVRRKIHPLKGYLAVIGDKNRKGSVVLAASSALKKKYGIKTADRLFQIPDRDEIILAEANMGLYLDISMKITKIFNSYLPLEVIHIYSIDEAWLKLNGSQKKYGDPFELAIKIKKEIWEKYKIPCSMGIGPNMFMAKVAMDNEGKKTGLCRWNYCDIPDKLWPLELSNCWGIGSRTKKKLNKIGVYTVGELAQLPLKYLENKFGIIGNQLYYHAWGIDYSEVEGHFNDLKKAVGRGITLYNDYKEIETIKTVIFNLAEEVGKRVRKNNLKGRTVSLALGYSKQEIKNGFSRQLSLEKETDMTKDIFQTAVVILNKHYKGEKVRKISLYLTNFTESDYRQLNLFRNDLKRAEIDKIRDQLAQKMGKDVLYYARNLEKGNVKERIENTIGGHKK; the protein is encoded by the coding sequence ATGCGACCTGATTATAGTGATGCGCCATCAGATCAAATATTGTGTGTAGATATGAAATCATTTTATGCGAGCATAGAACTAGTAAGGAGAAAAATACATCCATTGAAGGGATATTTAGCTGTAATTGGTGATAAAAATAGAAAAGGGTCAGTTGTTTTAGCAGCTTCTTCTGCTTTAAAGAAAAAATATGGAATAAAAACTGCTGATAGATTATTTCAAATTCCTGATCGAGATGAAATTATATTGGCTGAAGCTAATATGGGACTTTATCTTGATATTTCAATGAAAATCACCAAGATTTTTAATTCCTATTTACCTCTGGAAGTTATACATATTTATTCAATAGATGAAGCCTGGTTAAAACTAAATGGTAGTCAAAAAAAATATGGAGATCCATTTGAATTAGCCATAAAGATAAAAAAAGAAATATGGGAAAAATATAAAATACCATGCAGTATGGGAATTGGTCCTAATATGTTTATGGCTAAAGTAGCAATGGATAATGAAGGTAAAAAAACTGGACTTTGTCGTTGGAATTATTGTGATATTCCCGATAAATTATGGCCGCTAGAACTTTCGAATTGTTGGGGGATAGGTAGTCGAACCAAAAAAAAGCTAAATAAAATTGGTGTTTATACAGTTGGTGAATTGGCTCAACTACCTCTAAAATATTTAGAAAACAAATTTGGGATTATTGGTAATCAACTTTATTATCATGCCTGGGGCATAGATTATTCGGAAGTAGAAGGTCACTTTAATGACCTTAAAAAAGCTGTTGGACGGGGAATTACTTTATATAATGATTATAAAGAAATTGAAACTATAAAAACTGTAATATTTAATTTAGCAGAAGAGGTTGGAAAAAGAGTTAGAAAAAACAATTTAAAGGGTAGAACTGTTTCCCTTGCACTTGGCTATTCTAAACAGGAAATTAAAAATGGTTTTTCCAGACAACTTAGTCTGGAAAAAGAAACTGATATGACAAAAGATATTTTTCAAACTGCAGTAGTAATTTTAAATAAACATTATAAGGGAGAAAAAGTAAGAAAAATAAGCCTTTATCTAACCAATTTTACAGAATCTGATTATAGACAGCTTAATTTATTTAGAAATGATTTGAAGAGAGCAGAAATTGATAAAATTAGAGATCAGCTGGCCCAAAAAATGGGAAAGGATGTGCTTTACTATGCTCGTAATTTGGAAAAAGGAAATGTTAAAGAAAGAATAGAAAATACTATTGGTGGACATAAAAAATAG
- a CDS encoding YolD-like family protein, which translates to MNFKDRGNKKWNSLMLVEHQKKLKELKLKEQNVEKPELDQQQLKEFNLKINRAVKKNLCLKIIFYENKKIDKIEGKILKIEKYKKEIKIKNNNGQIKNLAFGQILEIIL; encoded by the coding sequence ATGAACTTCAAAGACAGAGGTAATAAAAAATGGAATTCTTTAATGCTGGTCGAACATCAAAAAAAATTAAAAGAATTGAAATTAAAAGAACAAAATGTAGAAAAACCAGAACTGGACCAACAGCAGCTAAAAGAATTCAATCTAAAAATTAACAGAGCAGTAAAGAAAAATTTATGTCTCAAGATAATTTTTTATGAAAATAAAAAAATAGATAAAATAGAAGGAAAAATATTAAAAATTGAAAAATATAAAAAGGAAATTAAAATAAAAAATAATAATGGGCAAATTAAAAACTTAGCTTTTGGTCAAATTTTAGAAATCATACTTTGA
- the rfbB gene encoding dTDP-glucose 4,6-dehydratase: MKILVTGGAGFIGSNFIHYQLENYDDQIINIDKLSYAGNLDNLKDVETNPNYEFRELDICNREKIDQIMHRGIDYIVNFAAESHVDRSIEDPSVFVKTNIAGTQNLLDLALKFGVKKFIQISTDEVYGSLGKNDKFSEDSILNPSNPYAASKASADLLVKSYFKTYNLPINITRCSNNFGPYQYPEKLIPLFIINALQDEKLPLYGDGSNIRDWIYVKDHCKAVDLVMRKGESGEIYNIGADNEKTNIEITRLILSLLSKTELLIKHVKDRKGHDYRYAVDSSKIKEKLGWETEFDFENAMRKTLNWYLDHKKWWQKIINEQK; the protein is encoded by the coding sequence ATGAAAATTTTAGTTACAGGTGGCGCTGGTTTTATCGGCAGTAATTTTATTCATTATCAATTGGAAAATTATGATGATCAAATTATCAATATTGATAAGCTCAGTTATGCTGGTAATCTTGACAATTTAAAAGATGTGGAGACCAATCCTAATTATGAATTTAGAGAGCTTGATATTTGTAACAGGGAAAAAATTGATCAGATTATGCATCGAGGTATAGATTATATAGTTAACTTTGCAGCTGAATCTCATGTCGATAGGAGTATAGAAGACCCTTCAGTTTTTGTCAAAACGAATATTGCTGGTACTCAGAATTTGCTTGATCTGGCTCTGAAATTTGGGGTGAAAAAATTCATACAAATTTCTACAGATGAGGTTTATGGAAGTCTGGGTAAAAATGATAAATTTAGTGAAGATAGTATTTTAAATCCCTCAAATCCATATGCAGCTTCAAAGGCATCAGCAGATTTATTGGTTAAATCTTATTTTAAAACTTATAATCTACCAATTAATATTACCCGCTGTTCAAATAATTTTGGTCCCTATCAATATCCAGAAAAATTAATACCTCTTTTTATTATAAATGCTCTGCAGGATGAAAAATTACCTCTTTACGGTGATGGCAGTAATATTAGAGACTGGATTTATGTTAAAGATCATTGTAAAGCAGTTGATTTAGTAATGCGTAAAGGTGAAAGTGGGGAGATTTATAATATTGGAGCCGATAATGAAAAAACAAATATAGAAATAACCAGACTGATTCTATCACTACTTTCTAAAACAGAATTGTTAATCAAACACGTAAAAGATCGTAAAGGACATGATTATCGTTATGCAGTTGACAGCAGTAAAATAAAAGAAAAATTAGGATGGGAAACAGAATTTGATTTTGAAAATGCGATGAGAAAAACTTTGAACTGGTATCTTGATCATAAAAAATGGTGGCAAAAAATAATTAATGAACAAAAATAA